In Gemmatimonadota bacterium, the following proteins share a genomic window:
- a CDS encoding sodium/proline symporter translates to MPLLQAVPLPRLAQPAVVAIALLYFAAVAAIGAWALRRTRTASDFFVAGRGIGLITLSLAAMASTLSGFAFVGGPGLLYAVGLGALFIILPAPITSTMTAWLLAKRLRLLGEVRGLITVPDAVGARYRSRLAQGLSATAILVAVVGYMATNLLALGVVIDAIFGVGLGWGIWLGMAIVLAYSASGGILAGVYTDVFQGSLMALASVLVFLFALDAGGGLANISRSILHAEPASMAPWGKLSPMAALSFYFVFGLGALGQPQVLHKFYMLRDPMRLRWYPLLMTLALMLTLLLYFGVGVAAKALVIGEAIPPLSHPDLATPTLLLRFTPLLLAGLVFAGVAAAIMSTVNSFMNIAAAAVTHDLPVAFGRRLHNELLWGRAGTVGISLAAALLAQLPGTLVAFLGIFGWGLFASTLVPALAIGLNWAGATRAGAIASIATGLLFTLAFEGLAYFHVYSFPAGVTVSGGALVLSLLVFFTGSWLTRRSAAAQIDPDVRLIMEV, encoded by the coding sequence GTGCCGCTGCTTCAGGCCGTGCCGCTGCCGCGGCTGGCGCAGCCGGCCGTGGTGGCGATCGCGCTGCTCTACTTCGCGGCCGTGGCGGCGATCGGCGCCTGGGCGCTGCGGCGGACGCGCACGGCCAGTGACTTCTTTGTCGCGGGGCGCGGCATCGGGCTGATCACGCTCTCGCTTGCCGCCATGGCCTCGACCCTGTCCGGCTTCGCCTTCGTGGGCGGGCCGGGGCTCCTCTATGCTGTCGGGCTGGGCGCGCTGTTCATTATCCTTCCCGCACCCATCACGAGCACCATGACGGCGTGGCTGCTGGCCAAGCGGCTGCGGCTGCTGGGCGAGGTGCGCGGGCTGATCACCGTGCCGGACGCGGTGGGCGCGCGCTACCGCTCGCGACTGGCGCAGGGGCTCTCGGCGACTGCGATCCTGGTCGCCGTCGTAGGCTACATGGCGACCAACCTGCTGGCGCTCGGCGTGGTCATTGACGCCATATTCGGAGTGGGGTTGGGCTGGGGCATCTGGCTGGGCATGGCGATTGTGCTGGCCTACTCCGCGTCGGGCGGCATCCTGGCGGGCGTGTACACGGACGTCTTCCAGGGGAGCCTCATGGCCCTGGCCTCGGTGCTGGTCTTCCTTTTTGCGCTGGACGCGGGCGGCGGGCTGGCCAACATCTCCCGGAGCATTCTGCATGCGGAGCCGGCGTCCATGGCGCCGTGGGGGAAGCTCTCGCCCATGGCCGCACTCTCCTTCTACTTCGTGTTCGGGCTGGGGGCACTGGGCCAGCCGCAGGTGCTGCACAAGTTCTACATGCTGCGAGACCCGATGCGGCTGCGCTGGTACCCGCTGCTCATGACGCTGGCCCTGATGCTGACGCTGCTCCTCTACTTCGGCGTCGGCGTTGCGGCCAAGGCGCTGGTGATCGGGGAGGCGATACCGCCCCTCAGCCATCCGGATCTGGCCACGCCCACCCTCCTGCTCCGCTTCACCCCGCTGCTGCTGGCCGGCCTGGTCTTCGCCGGCGTGGCGGCGGCCATCATGAGCACGGTCAACTCGTTCATGAACATTGCCGCGGCCGCCGTCACCCACGATCTGCCGGTGGCCTTCGGCCGGCGGCTGCACAACGAGCTGCTCTGGGGGCGCGCCGGCACGGTCGGGATCTCCCTGGCTGCGGCGCTACTGGCGCAACTGCCGGGGACCCTGGTGGCGTTCCTCGGGATCTTCGGCTGGGGACTGTTCGCGTCGACACTCGTGCCCGCACTGGCGATCGGGCTGAACTGGGCGGGGGCAACGCGTGCCGGCGCGATTGCCTCCATCGCCACCGGGTTGCTCTTCACCCTGGCGTTCGAGGGCCTGGCCTACTTCCACGTGTACAGCTTTCCGGCAGGCGTAACGGTATCGGGCGGCGCGCTGGTACTCTCGCTGCTGGTGTTCTTTACCGGCTCCTGGCTCACACGGCGGAGCGCCGCCGCGCAGATCGATCCGGATGTGCGGCTGATCATGGAGGTGTGA
- a CDS encoding universal stress protein — protein ATAVIVHASPAAGILDFAERNAVDLIAMATHGRGGVSRIMLGSVADKVLRGARAPVLLYRPPVRLHGAGAARGRLAVARRGRSAPRAPVSGHPLRS, from the coding sequence GGCGACGGCCGTGATCGTGCACGCGAGTCCCGCGGCCGGCATACTCGACTTTGCCGAGCGCAACGCGGTGGACCTGATCGCTATGGCAACGCACGGCCGGGGCGGCGTCTCCCGCATCATGCTGGGCAGCGTAGCGGACAAGGTGCTGCGCGGCGCGCGTGCGCCCGTCCTGCTCTACCGGCCGCCGGTCCGGCTGCACGGCGCCGGCGCTGCGCGCGGGCGGCTTGCCGTTGCGCGCCGCGGGCGCAGCGCCCCTCGCGCCCCGGTCAGCGGGCATCCCCTCCGGTCCTGA